Genomic window (Tamandua tetradactyla isolate mTamTet1 chromosome 3, mTamTet1.pri, whole genome shotgun sequence):
GCGGGCAGCAGGTCCGCGGAGCACCTGTCAGCTGTGCCCCAGCCGCCTGCCCGCAGGGGCGCAAGAAGGGAGACGGGAAGAGAAACCCAAACACCCCAAGCCCCCCCGGGCGCAGCCTCACTCCCCGAGGTCGAACATCTCGGCCTCCTTCTCCTTCCAGAAGGCGAAGCTGCGGTGGATGACCCCGCAGACGTCCTCGCTGCTAAGGCCGCCCCACCGGGGGCTGGGCCCGGGCGGCGGCGGCTCGAGGGGCCCCAGGTCCCCCCGGCGGCCAGGCTCTGAGTCCCAGGCCTGGGGGGCGCCGAAGAAGCGGGCCCTGATGTCGCCGAAGCCGTCGGTCCAGGCGCGGCGGCCAGCGGCCACCTCGTCGGTCACGGCCTTGTGGAAGGCGCGCACGGCCTCCCAGCCGTGGACGTCCAGCTGCTCGAAGACCTCAAAGCACAGCCGGTGGCGTGCAGCACGCTCCTCGGGGGGCAGGTCGCACTCCAGGAGCCGGAAGTAGCCCAGCAGGAAGAGGTCCAGGGAGAGGCGGCCGTAGGGCACCGGTGCCCCGTCCACGTGCGGCAGGAACTGCTCGGGGGACAGCAGGCCGTGGGGTTGCCGGCGGAGCCGCCGCAGCTGCCGGGCCGGCACGCGCGCCAGGACGGACTTCCAGCTGCCCAGCAGTTGGGCCACGGTGCTGCGCTGCTGCCACAGGCGGCCGAGCCGCGGGTCCCCGCGGGGCGGCGGGGACGGGGGCTGCGGGGCCCGGGGTGCCTCCAGGCTCCTGTTGGTCGTGGCCCCGGGGGCCGGCCCGGAGGCCGACGCCTTCCAGTGGCCGAGGAAGAGCGTGAGGACGCGCTCCTTGCGCAGGTTGGTCACGTCCAGGCCGGCCTCCGGCAGGGCGTCCATCCGGCTGAGGTCCAAAGCACTGCTGCCCCCGGTGTCAACCGGCCCGGGCCCCCGGCCACCACCACCTCGCAGAGGGGCCGCCCTGCAGTCTCCTGGCTGCCGCCCGGGTCCCGGGCTCGAGGCGCGGGGCAGACAGGGGGGTACGGCCCGCTCGAAGTTGCTGCAGAGTGTCCGCACGGACACCCCGCACTCCTGGACCTCGGGCGGGGGACCGGAGGGGGGTTTGCGGGGGGCGGCCCGCAGGGGCGTTGTGTCCTCGTCCCGTGCCAGCCCGTCCGCACCCCGCAGCAGCAGGGCCAGGCGCACCACGTGGCCGCACGAGACGGGCAGGGCCTGCacgccggccaccgcggcctcCTCGCCCTCCTTGGTCCCCGGCCCGGGCGCCCGGGGCGGGAAGTGGCTGCGGACGGTGGCACCAGCCAGTGGCGCGGGCAGCAGGGCCTGCAGTTCGGCTGCCAGCCGGCCCAGCTCGCTCCGGCAGTCCCGGCAGCAGCGCCGCAGCTGCAGGTCGGCGATCTGCCTGTCCAGGGCCGCCAGGTCGTCCTCCGTCAGCAGCTCCCCGAAGGGCCCCAGCACGGCCCGGTGCGCCCGCGAGTACAGCCAGGCCGCCTGCCCCGCGGACCCCGGGCCCCCTCCGCCGTCCTGGGGCACAGAGGCGGGTCGGCAGGGCCCAGGCCACAGCTCGGCCGTGGCTGGGGTATGGCGCACCCCCCAGGGACCCGGCCCTCCCCCAGGGACCCGGCCCTCCCCCCAGGGACCCGGCCCAGCCCCAGGGACCCGGCTCTCCCCCAGGGACCCAGCCCACCCCCCAGGGACCCGGCCCTCCCCCCAGGGACCCGGCCCTCCCCGCAGGGACCCGGCCCTCCCCCAAGGACCCGGCCCAGCCTATGGAAACCCCACTCACCCCTGCTGGGACTGCGCGGGTGACAGGGTGTGCCCTGGCCCCCGTCCAGAGTGCGGGGCTCAGCGGCCCCCacctccgccccccacccccaccaggccCCATCCTGTTCTCGGGTGCCCCTCAGAGCCCAGGCACACCTGCAGCCTCCACGCCATCACCTGCCGCTTCCACTCGGGGAGGAGCCGACCGCACTCGTCCCACGTGGGCACCAGCCCCTCAAGGCCACCTGAGGGCAGCCCATCCAGCTGCGGGGTGGCCAGCCCATCTGGAGTGTCCCCCCCGGCCGCCGACTGGGCCCCCTGTGCAGA
Coding sequences:
- the ESPNL gene encoding espin-like protein produces the protein MEEQRALAAAKDGDLAALEGMLEGGGLGPGVADALGAGLVHHAARAGRLDCLKFLVQRARLPGGQRAHNGATPAHDAAATGHLAELCWLIRDGGCGLQDQDASGVSPLHLAARFGHPAVVEWLLREGHAAALQTLEGAWPLHHAAVSGDLTCLKLLVAAHGSGVNSRTRSGASPLYLACQEGHLHLAQFLVKDCGADVHLRALDGMSALHAAAARGHYSLVVWLVTFTDIGLTAMDNEGATALHFAARGGHTPILDRLLLMGAPVMRDSWGGTPLHDAAENGQTECCQTLVSHHVDPALRDEDGYTAADLAEYHGHPTCAQYLRAMARQVPLLPPPPPPPLPLPALSAARQALEDGRTGAAGPGSPSPFPFLSAAASPCLTWPHQPDQPLPREQPDCTASPGTPTTAEAVPTGAQSAAGGDTPDGLATPQLDGLPSGGLEGLVPTWDECGRLLPEWKRQVMAWRLQVCLGSEGHPRTQDGGGGPGSAGQAAWLYSRAHRAVLGPFGELLTEDDLAALDRQIADLQLRRCCRDCRSELGRLAAELQALLPAPLAGATVRSHFPPRAPGPGTKEGEEAAVAGVQALPVSCGHVVRLALLLRGADGLARDEDTTPLRAAPRKPPSGPPPEVQECGVSVRTLCSNFERAVPPCLPRASSPGPGRQPGDCRAAPLRGGGGRGPGPVDTGGSSALDLSRMDALPEAGLDVTNLRKERVLTLFLGHWKASASGPAPGATTNRSLEAPRAPQPPSPPPRGDPRLGRLWQQRSTVAQLLGSWKSVLARVPARQLRRLRRQPHGLLSPEQFLPHVDGAPVPYGRLSLDLFLLGYFRLLECDLPPEERAARHRLCFEVFEQLDVHGWEAVRAFHKAVTDEVAAGRRAWTDGFGDIRARFFGAPQAWDSEPGRRGDLGPLEPPPPGPSPRWGGLSSEDVCGVIHRSFAFWKEKEAEMFDLGE